The Roseovarius indicus genome has a segment encoding these proteins:
- a CDS encoding IS1 family transposase, whose translation MKSVSQKSATGPKRRLPLPFFGVDVNFCRNAQCAHFGVRPDPRDGRGLRLSAVNANFPRGKVGGTGDDKYFECGYCGQESVVKNNRAIVEEYTRLRRLQCFHGMGKSCPNADCLSHGKTVDKRPDLYWRTGRTKAGHQRYACKKCRSTFTIGHPARNHRRQSKNGQILKLLVHGTSLSKITEIADVAPRDVYRKIDFIYDRVREFTDRREGDLRDVDWVRYGRRFATDSQTLTLNWPNRKKRASVSVQHLCTAHANSGFIVLGHLQFDPTGDMRQIEADMSANGDLAKDRCWRHHGRLWTASEFKKYLDDITAGAEIDPEILADVDLGLQLPHVGGLVRQDIQQFAHALMLRRMVSRSESRFFFVQDGDAGLSKAFLAAFAPEVAVGRVDVATVSFAKYEFNDAREALYAQGRRDLRNDLNLTAHQLNSLPEFVLNEEIDREIVKRLAGRPIGSPFDWPYHTKSEPSRAVDLKTDRPELSTERCARLMRLATLRSVDSYFHKIRSNVRPASRPVSTPSANGRTWDRHFLYKPEMLVKIIEIYRFHHNWMGSRDTKRTPAMKLGLAKGKVYERDLFGE comes from the coding sequence GTGAAGTCCGTCTCGCAAAAATCTGCGACAGGCCCGAAACGGCGCCTTCCTCTCCCGTTTTTCGGAGTGGATGTGAACTTTTGCCGGAATGCGCAATGCGCCCATTTCGGTGTTCGCCCCGATCCCCGTGATGGCCGGGGCCTCAGGCTCTCGGCTGTGAATGCCAACTTTCCTCGCGGGAAAGTCGGAGGCACCGGCGACGACAAATACTTCGAATGCGGATATTGCGGCCAGGAGTCTGTCGTCAAAAACAACCGAGCTATCGTAGAAGAATACACACGCCTGCGGCGATTGCAATGCTTCCACGGTATGGGCAAGTCGTGCCCAAATGCTGATTGCCTTTCACACGGGAAAACGGTGGATAAAAGACCTGATCTCTACTGGAGGACGGGGCGGACCAAAGCTGGGCATCAGCGATACGCCTGTAAGAAATGTCGATCGACATTCACCATTGGCCATCCGGCCCGCAATCATCGACGCCAATCCAAGAACGGGCAGATCCTGAAACTGCTCGTTCACGGAACCTCCCTGTCGAAGATCACGGAGATCGCCGATGTCGCGCCGCGTGATGTCTATCGGAAGATCGACTTCATCTACGATCGGGTTCGAGAGTTCACCGATCGGCGGGAAGGCGATCTCCGCGATGTCGACTGGGTGAGATATGGCCGCCGCTTTGCGACGGACAGCCAGACGCTGACCCTCAACTGGCCCAACCGCAAGAAGCGTGCTTCCGTGTCCGTGCAGCACCTCTGCACCGCGCACGCGAACTCGGGCTTCATCGTCCTCGGGCATCTCCAGTTCGACCCTACGGGCGATATGAGACAGATCGAGGCCGACATGTCGGCCAATGGAGATCTGGCAAAGGACCGCTGCTGGCGGCACCACGGACGTCTCTGGACGGCCTCCGAGTTCAAGAAATATCTCGACGACATCACCGCAGGCGCCGAGATCGACCCCGAGATCCTCGCAGATGTCGATCTGGGTTTACAACTGCCGCATGTAGGCGGCCTCGTGCGCCAAGACATCCAGCAGTTTGCTCACGCGCTGATGCTCCGCCGAATGGTGTCGAGATCCGAAAGCCGCTTCTTTTTCGTTCAGGACGGCGACGCCGGCCTCAGCAAGGCTTTTCTCGCAGCCTTCGCGCCGGAGGTCGCGGTGGGTCGGGTGGATGTGGCAACAGTGTCCTTCGCCAAATACGAGTTCAACGACGCACGCGAGGCTCTCTATGCCCAAGGGCGCCGAGACTTGCGGAATGATCTCAACCTGACCGCACATCAGCTCAACAGCCTGCCGGAGTTCGTGCTGAACGAGGAAATCGACAGGGAGATCGTCAAGCGTCTCGCCGGCAGGCCTATCGGCTCTCCCTTCGATTGGCCGTATCACACGAAGTCCGAACCTTCCCGGGCCGTTGATCTCAAGACGGACCGACCCGAGCTCTCAACAGAGCGATGCGCGAGATTGATGCGTCTCGCCACGCTGCGGAGCGTGGACAGCTATTTCCACAAGATTCGCAGCAATGTGCGGCCAGCATCCCGGCCAGTCTCGACGCCAAGCGCGAATGGCCGAACCTGGGATCGGCACTTCCTCTACAAGCCGGAGATGCTGGTCAAGATCATCGAGATCTACCGCTTTCACCACAACTGGATGGGATCACGGGACACAAAACGAACCCCGGCGATGAAACTCGGCCTCGCTAAGGGCAAAGTCTACGAGCGGGATCTCTTCGGAGAATGA